A single Gambusia affinis linkage group LG22, SWU_Gaff_1.0, whole genome shotgun sequence DNA region contains:
- the frk gene encoding tyrosine-protein kinase SRK2 — translation MGTQAKNSSLWDRVVSCCCCCCNSCKKEQEEKPDQNETITVLKNPMTRGPEDPPENRPLPSPPKLERYIALFDYSARTANDLTFNTGDFLEVLDTSAGEWWIARAVTGISIDKKGYIPANYVAPVESIDAEPWYFPDTKRLDAEKLLQAGGNQEGAFLVRNSESLKGEYSLSVLHQGRVKHYKLQKLDNGHYYVSKTKSFPTLKELVEYYSRQSDGLCVLLGEPCRKMEAPQTYGLSYNTVDQWEIPRNSVKLMDKLGAGQFGEVYKGMWNETTEVAVKTLKPGTMDPEDFLAEAQLMKRLRHPKLIQLYAVCTMEEPIYIITELMKHGSLLDYLRKDKGNTLGVQDQIEMAAQIASGMAYLEQQNYIHRDLAARNVLVGENNICKVADFGLARVFMKESESVYEARDGGKFPVKWTAPEAIHNNRFSIKSDVWSFGILLYEIMTFGQMPYPTMTNIQVVQWVSRGNRLACPPRCPKPMHLLMLDCWNDKELDRPTFETLQWQLEDYFDMDLNSYDDSYHY, via the exons ATGGGGACCCAGGCGAAGAACTCTTCGCTCTGGGACAGAGTTGTTTcgtgctgctgttgctgctgtaaCTCTTGCAagaaggagcaggaggagaaacCTGACCAGAACGAGACGATCACAGTTTTGAAGAACCCAATGACCAGGGGTCCTGAAGATCCCCCTGAAAACAGACCTTTACCTTCACCTCCAAAGTTGGAGCGCTACATCGCTCTGTTTGATTACTCGGCCCGTACCGCGAACGACCTGACCTTTAACACCGGGGAtttcctggaggtcctggacaCCAGCGCCGGGGAGTGGTGGATCGCCAGAGCCGTGACCGGAATCTCAATCGACAAAAAGGGATACATCCCGGCCAACTACGTGGCCCCTGTGGAGAGCATTGATGCTGAACC ATGGTATTTCCCAGACACCAAGCGACTGGATGCAGAGAAGTTGCTGCAGGCTGGAGGGAACCAGGAAGGAGCATTCCTCGTTAGAAACTCTGAAAGTCTGAAAGGAGAGTACTCCCTCTCAG ttttgcaccAAGGGAGAGTGAAACATTACAAGCTCCAGAAACTGGATAATGGCCACTACTATGTGTCAAAGACCAAATCCTTCCCAACGCTGAAGGAGTTGGTGGAGTATTACTCCAGACAGAGTGATGGGCTGTGTGTGCTTCTGGGCGAGCCATGCAGGAAG ATGGAGGCTCCACAGACCTACGGTCTGTCCTACAACACGGTGGATCAGTGGGAGATTCCTCGCAACTCTGTCAAATTGATGGACAAGCTGGGCGCTGGACAGTTTGGAGAAGTTTATAAGGGGATGTGGAATGAAACCACGGAGGTCGCTGTGAAGACCCTCAAAcctg GCACGATGGACCCTGAAGATTTCCTGGCAGAGGCTCAGCTCATGAAAAGACTCCGGCACCCCAAGCTGATCCAGCTCTATGCTGTGTGTACCATGGAGGAACCCATCTACATCATCACTGAGCTGATGAAGCATGGCAGCCTGCTGGATTACCTTCGAA AAGATAAAGGGAACACTCTGGGTGTCCAGGACCAAATTGAAATGGCAGCTCAGATTGCGTCTGGCATGGCTTACCTGGAGCAGCAGAACTACATCCACAGAGACCTCGCTGCCAGGAACGTCCTGGTGGGAGAGAATAACATCTGCAAAGTGGCAGACTTCGGCCTGGCCAGGGTTTTTATG AAAGAAAGTGAGAGTGTGTATGAGGCCAGGGACGGGGGCAAGTTTCCTGTGAAGTGGACTGCTCCAGAGGCCATCCATAACAACAGGTTCTCCATCAAATCAGATGTCTGGTCCTTTGGGATCTTGCTGTATGAGATCATGACATTTGGCCAGATGCCTTACCCAA cCATGACAAACATTCAGGTGGTCCAGTGGGTTTCTAGAGGCAACAGGCTGGCCTGCCCCCCCAGATGCCCGAAGCCAATGCACCTCCTCATGTTGGACTGTTGGAACGATAAGGAACTCGACCGGCCCACGTTTGAGACGCTGCAGTGGCAGCTGGAGGATTACTTTGACATGGATTTGAACTCCTACGATGACAGCTACCACTAttag